The following are encoded together in the Phenylobacterium sp. NIBR 498073 genome:
- a CDS encoding SDR family NAD(P)-dependent oxidoreductase, producing the protein MEQTLKGQVAVITGASGGLGAHFARVLAKAGASVALTARRLDLVESHAGAIAGAGGQAMALKLDIADAAAIGPAFDEVEAALGPISILINNAGVGGEGLALDLSIEDWDRTFDVNVRGVFFAAQQAAKRMIASGVAERGDARIVNIASIASHTVLPGLSAYCASKASVAMLTRGLAREWARRGIAVNAICPGYIETDINSDWFKTEGGLKQMKGFPRRRLMDAEDLDASLLMLSGPAARAITGTVITIDDGQSLPGGG; encoded by the coding sequence ATGGAGCAGACCCTGAAGGGCCAGGTGGCGGTGATCACCGGCGCGTCGGGCGGGCTGGGCGCGCATTTCGCGCGGGTGCTGGCGAAGGCGGGCGCGTCGGTGGCGCTGACCGCGCGTCGCCTGGATCTGGTGGAAAGCCACGCCGGGGCCATCGCCGGGGCGGGCGGCCAGGCGATGGCGCTGAAGCTCGACATCGCCGACGCCGCCGCCATCGGTCCTGCCTTCGACGAGGTCGAGGCGGCGCTGGGCCCCATCTCGATCCTGATCAACAACGCCGGGGTCGGCGGCGAGGGCCTGGCCCTGGACCTCTCCATCGAGGACTGGGACCGCACCTTCGACGTCAATGTGCGCGGGGTGTTCTTCGCCGCCCAGCAGGCCGCCAAGCGGATGATCGCCTCGGGCGTGGCCGAGCGCGGCGACGCGCGCATCGTCAACATCGCCTCGATCGCCTCGCACACCGTGCTGCCGGGGCTGTCAGCCTATTGCGCTTCGAAGGCGTCGGTCGCCATGCTGACCCGCGGCCTGGCCCGCGAGTGGGCCCGCAGGGGGATCGCCGTCAACGCCATCTGCCCCGGCTATATCGAGACGGACATCAATTCCGACTGGTTCAAGACCGAGGGCGGGCTGAAGCAGATGAAGGGCTTCCCGCGCCGGCGGCTGATGGACGCCGAGGATCTCGACGCCTCGCTGCTGATGCTGAGCGGGCCCGCGGCGCGGGCCATCACCGGGACGGTGATCACCATCGACGACGGCCAGTCGCTGCCGGGCGGCGGCTGA
- a CDS encoding diguanylate cyclase yields the protein MTAGVQARVLIVAKDDAVAGPLAEGLDRLGWRTVTARGPYAAAATLADLNVEAAIVDLASGGHEALTMARRLKSACAPRRIPVIAIGDPGPELETYDFDLTLAAPVHPAQMVMRLETLVRTAVAEEEFELRLETFAERGRRLDMPEPESTPYQVLAIGEPAPQFLALANALTRSGAEVVGAFTAYTAFDYLHERPFDAVVLWAGDTSQEALSIAAGMRRNTRLYHTPALLYMRQESYVTMSEAYHRGVSDVASPETPETETARRVLELARSYRRQTAVRRALELARTSGLMDAATGLFTRDLFARHAGRLAQASRERGRPLSVCVLKVAERTDVSAARAAGWLDRAIPQIGSMIGRLVRVEDTAARLGQEVFALALPATGKAAARAAGERIAAVIGCTAFEAGDGQPPFVVDFDIGVAEVTSPESVGKALEEAAARAHQKAS from the coding sequence ATGACGGCGGGCGTCCAGGCGCGAGTTTTGATCGTCGCGAAGGACGATGCGGTTGCTGGCCCCCTGGCCGAGGGCCTCGATCGGCTGGGCTGGCGCACGGTGACGGCCCGGGGCCCCTACGCCGCCGCGGCTACGCTGGCCGATCTCAATGTCGAGGCCGCGATCGTCGACCTCGCCAGCGGCGGCCACGAGGCGCTGACCATGGCGCGCCGCCTGAAGTCGGCCTGCGCGCCGCGCCGGATTCCGGTCATCGCGATCGGCGATCCCGGCCCCGAACTCGAGACCTACGACTTCGACCTGACGCTGGCCGCACCTGTCCATCCGGCCCAGATGGTCATGCGGCTGGAGACCCTGGTGCGCACCGCCGTGGCCGAGGAAGAGTTCGAGCTTCGGCTGGAGACCTTCGCCGAACGCGGGCGGCGGCTGGACATGCCCGAGCCCGAATCCACGCCCTATCAGGTGCTGGCGATCGGCGAGCCGGCTCCGCAGTTCCTGGCCCTGGCCAACGCCCTGACCCGTTCAGGCGCCGAGGTCGTGGGCGCCTTCACCGCCTATACCGCCTTCGACTACCTGCATGAGCGTCCGTTCGACGCCGTCGTGCTATGGGCCGGCGACACCAGCCAGGAGGCGCTGTCCATCGCCGCCGGCATGCGCCGAAACACCCGCCTCTATCACACGCCCGCCCTGCTCTACATGCGCCAGGAGAGCTACGTGACGATGTCGGAGGCCTACCATCGCGGCGTCTCCGACGTGGCTTCGCCAGAGACGCCGGAGACCGAGACCGCCCGCCGCGTGCTGGAGCTGGCCCGCAGCTATCGCCGTCAGACCGCGGTCCGCCGGGCGCTGGAACTGGCGCGCACGTCGGGCCTGATGGATGCGGCCACCGGCCTCTTCACGCGCGACCTCTTCGCCCGCCATGCCGGACGTCTGGCCCAGGCCTCGCGCGAGCGCGGCCGCCCGCTGTCGGTCTGCGTGCTCAAGGTGGCCGAGCGCACCGACGTCTCCGCCGCACGCGCCGCCGGCTGGCTCGACCGCGCGATCCCGCAGATCGGCTCGATGATCGGCCGCCTGGTCCGCGTCGAGGACACCGCCGCGCGCCTCGGCCAGGAAGTCTTCGCCCTGGCCCTGCCGGCCACCGGCAAGGCCGCCGCCCGCGCCGCGGGCGAGCGCATCGCCGCGGTCATCGGCTGCACCGCCTTTGAGGCCGGCGACGGCCAGCCGCCGTTCGTGGTCGATTTCGACATCGGCGTCGCCGAGGTCACCTCCCCCGAAAGCGTCGGCAAGGCGCTCGAAGAGGCCGCGGCAAGGGCTCACCAGAAGGCGAGCTAG